TAGCATCAGTTATTGCTGATATCTGTGCTTTTTCAGTGGCATTAGTCATGGTAAAACGCCAGCTAGTTGCTATGGGCGGACTAAAATTCAGCCAAGTTATCGCACATTTATCATGGCGCGGATATACTCGTTTACTCACCTTAAACCGTGATATTTTTATTCGCAGCTTGTGCCTACAAGCCGCCTTTAGCTTTATGACATTTTATGGTGCCGGCTTAGGCGACAACATAATTGCTGCCAATGCCGTACTGCTTAATTTACTGATGTTGATATCTTATGCATTAGATGGCATTGCCTATTACGCCGAAGCTGAAGTGGGCCGCGCCTTTGGTCAAAAAAATCCTACTTTGCTCCATGACAGCGTAGTGTTAGCTTTTTGCTGGTCGGCAATAGTGGCAGTACTATTTAGCCTACTTTTTTGGTTGGCAGGACCGTGGATAATTCAGCTCTTAACCAACATAGAAGCGGTGCAGGAAACTGCAAATAATTACTTAATCTGGCTTATTTTCATGCCCATATTGGCATTTGGCTGCTACTTATTTGACGGGGTATATATTGGCGCCGCACAAGGGCAAACCATGCGAAATAGTATGATAATCGCGACCTTTGGAATCTATTTCCCCTGTTGGTATTTGCTACAAGCCTGGGGCAACCACAGTCTTTGGGCTGCGATGTCAATATTCATGCTATGTCGAAGCCTCACCTTAGGTTGGCACTATTACTACAAACTCAGGTATCAACTAGCAGTCAGGTAAT
This region of Shewanella livingstonensis genomic DNA includes:
- the dinF gene encoding MATE family efflux transporter DinF yields the protein MSVSTLLLNRQKNRQLLALATPMILSNITIPLLGLVDTAVVGHLGQAYYLGGVALGSTIITLMIWLLGFLRMSTTGLVAQAYGANDTSTQQQLLIQGCSLALTLGLAGVILQSPLLNLALSLSDASEQVMFYCRQYVDIRIWSLPFALTNLVLLGWLLGRQKPKAAMWQLIIANSVNIILDIVFVMVFKWNVQGAALASVIADICAFSVALVMVKRQLVAMGGLKFSQVIAHLSWRGYTRLLTLNRDIFIRSLCLQAAFSFMTFYGAGLGDNIIAANAVLLNLLMLISYALDGIAYYAEAEVGRAFGQKNPTLLHDSVVLAFCWSAIVAVLFSLLFWLAGPWIIQLLTNIEAVQETANNYLIWLIFMPILAFGCYLFDGVYIGAAQGQTMRNSMIIATFGIYFPCWYLLQAWGNHSLWAAMSIFMLCRSLTLGWHYYYKLRYQLAVR